One segment of Chthonomonadales bacterium DNA contains the following:
- a CDS encoding DUF1080 domain-containing protein → MRPQAGALAAVLLCLALAAAAQPYRSGKPGKEVRLFNGRDLTGWTFHLSDPAARMQDVWRVDPREPVLICRGYPIGYIRTTKDYTSFILRLQWRFSPITKQAGNGGVLLRVTGPDKVWPRSIEAQLQSGGAGDIWLIDEAPLNTPPERVDPNVPRHRLHIRANERPIGEWNDYEIVCDGPEVTLKVNGVALNAGDGAEVVPGKIALQSEGAEIHFRSIRLIPLVPRK, encoded by the coding sequence ATGCGTCCGCAAGCCGGCGCGTTGGCCGCCGTGCTCCTATGTCTGGCGCTCGCGGCCGCCGCACAACCCTACCGTTCCGGCAAGCCCGGCAAGGAGGTCCGCCTGTTCAACGGCAGGGACCTGACGGGATGGACCTTCCATCTGAGCGACCCTGCCGCGCGGATGCAGGACGTCTGGCGGGTCGATCCCCGTGAGCCCGTCCTCATCTGTCGCGGCTATCCCATCGGCTACATCCGAACGACGAAGGACTACACGAGCTTCATCCTGCGGCTGCAGTGGCGCTTCAGCCCGATCACGAAGCAGGCCGGCAATGGCGGCGTGCTGCTGCGCGTCACCGGACCCGACAAGGTGTGGCCGCGAAGCATTGAGGCGCAGCTTCAGAGCGGCGGCGCTGGCGACATCTGGCTGATCGACGAGGCGCCCCTGAACACGCCTCCGGAGCGCGTCGACCCGAACGTGCCGCGCCACCGCCTGCACATTCGCGCCAACGAGAGGCCGATCGGTGAGTGGAACGACTATGAGATCGTCTGCGACGGCCCCGAGGTCACCCTCAAGGTGAACGGGGTGGCGCTCAATGCGGGCGACGGGGCGGAGGTCGTCCCCGGCAAGATCGCGCTGCAATCGGAGGGCGCCGAGATCCACTTCCGCAGCATCCGCCTGATCCCGCTCGTGCCGCGCAAGTAG
- a CDS encoding SDR family NAD(P)-dependent oxidoreductase has protein sequence MEGRCAVVTGASSGIGAATARRLAELDYHVIVGSRRIERLQALAEDIGGTAESLDVTDPVSVGAFCDSLPPRVHVLVNNAGGALGLEPVAEARDSDWVTMYATNVLGLMRVTRGLLPRLVAGRGHIVNVTSVAGREVYPGGGGYTAAKHAARAVTETLRIELNGQPVRVTDVAPGLVETEFSVVRFFGDADRARQVYEGITPLTAEDIADCIAWAVSRPAHVNIDEIVVKPLAQATATRVARGAGL, from the coding sequence ATGGAGGGAAGGTGCGCGGTGGTCACCGGCGCTAGCAGCGGGATCGGGGCGGCGACGGCGCGGCGGCTGGCCGAGCTGGACTACCACGTGATCGTGGGCTCGCGGCGCATCGAGCGACTGCAGGCGCTGGCCGAGGACATCGGCGGCACGGCGGAGTCGCTGGACGTGACGGACCCCGTCTCGGTGGGGGCGTTCTGCGATAGCCTGCCGCCGCGGGTCCACGTGCTCGTGAACAACGCCGGCGGGGCGCTCGGGCTGGAGCCCGTGGCGGAGGCGCGCGACTCGGACTGGGTGACGATGTACGCCACGAACGTGCTTGGCTTGATGCGGGTGACGCGCGGCCTGCTGCCCCGCCTGGTGGCTGGCCGCGGCCACATCGTCAACGTCACCTCGGTGGCCGGGCGCGAGGTCTACCCGGGCGGCGGCGGCTACACTGCGGCCAAGCACGCGGCGCGCGCGGTGACCGAGACGCTGCGCATCGAGCTCAACGGCCAGCCGGTGCGCGTGACCGACGTGGCGCCCGGCCTGGTGGAGACGGAGTTCAGCGTGGTGCGCTTCTTCGGCGATGCGGATCGCGCCAGGCAGGTGTACGAGGGAATCACCCCCCTGACGGCCGAGGACATCGCCGACTGCATCGCCTGGGCGGTGTCGCGCCCGGCGCACGTCAATATCGACGAGATCGTCGTCAAGCCGCTCGCGCAGGCCACCGCCACCCGGGTGGCGCGGGGCGCCGGTCTGTAG
- a CDS encoding RNA-binding protein, with protein sequence MRIYVGGLPYSVDNAELEALFARHGQVSEATVISDPYSGRSKGFGFVEMPADAEARDAIQKLNGTQLGGRTLSVDEARERPSGGGRGQR encoded by the coding sequence ATGCGGATCTACGTAGGAGGCCTGCCGTACAGCGTGGACAATGCCGAACTGGAGGCGCTGTTCGCGCGCCACGGCCAGGTGAGCGAGGCGACCGTCATCAGCGATCCCTACTCCGGCCGGTCGAAGGGTTTCGGCTTCGTGGAGATGCCCGCGGATGCCGAGGCGCGCGACGCCATCCAGAAGCTCAACGGGACGCAACTCGGAGGGCGTACGCTGAGCGTGGATGAGGCGCGCGAGCGCCCGAGCGGCGGAGGCCGCGGCCAGCGCTGA
- a CDS encoding ChaB family protein, which yields MPYRSNGDLPDRVKDHLPEHAQDIFRAAYNSAWDQYEHDEERAFRVAWSAVGRDYEKGEDGDWRRKAA from the coding sequence ATGCCCTATCGCAGTAACGGCGACCTTCCGGATCGCGTGAAGGACCACCTGCCCGAGCACGCGCAGGACATCTTCCGCGCGGCCTACAACAGCGCCTGGGACCAGTACGAGCACGACGAGGAGCGCGCCTTCCGAGTGGCGTGGAGCGCCGTCGGGCGCGACTACGAGAAGGGCGAGGACGGAGACTGGCGCCGCAAGGCGGCCTGA
- a CDS encoding alpha-L-fucosidase has translation MSEILQTPGDTAWFSDSRFGMFIHWGLYALPARHEWVKHQEQIPDEVYDRYFRHFDPDLYDPELWARLAADAGMRYFVVTTKHHEGFCLWDSKLTDYKATNTPAGRDLLRPMVDAFRGRGMRVGFYHSLIDWHHPQFVIDDIHSMRNDPRRAALNEEREQMKYADYLHGQVRELLTEFGRIDILWFDFSYPSHEGRVGKGRQDWRSEELYRTVRELQPNVILDDRLDLDQGWDIKTPEQYQPREWLRVGDQKVVWEACQTFSGSWGYHRDEASWKSVEQLVQMLVDTVSKGGNLLLNVGPTGRGEFDARAVERLEGLGSWMKRHGRAIYGCTQAPEDLTAPQDCRLTYNPATNRLYVHVFAWPFEMLHLDGFRGRVEYAQLLSDASEVRMSEPPAHHAGGGDRGDTLTLRLPVRKPDVTVPVIELFLKA, from the coding sequence ATGTCCGAAATCCTGCAGACACCCGGCGACACCGCGTGGTTCAGCGACAGCCGGTTCGGTATGTTCATCCATTGGGGGCTTTACGCCCTGCCCGCCCGCCACGAATGGGTCAAGCACCAGGAGCAGATCCCCGACGAGGTCTACGACCGCTACTTCCGCCATTTCGACCCGGACCTGTACGACCCCGAGCTCTGGGCGCGCCTTGCCGCCGACGCCGGCATGCGCTACTTCGTGGTGACCACCAAGCACCACGAGGGCTTCTGCCTGTGGGACTCGAAGCTCACCGACTACAAGGCGACCAACACTCCGGCCGGCCGCGATCTGCTGCGCCCGATGGTCGACGCCTTCCGCGGGCGCGGGATGCGCGTGGGCTTCTACCACTCGCTGATCGACTGGCACCATCCGCAGTTCGTGATCGACGACATTCACTCGATGCGAAACGACCCGCGCCGCGCCGCCCTGAACGAGGAGCGCGAGCAGATGAAATATGCCGACTACCTGCACGGGCAGGTGCGCGAGCTGCTCACCGAGTTCGGCCGCATCGACATCCTCTGGTTCGACTTCAGTTACCCCAGCCACGAGGGGCGCGTGGGCAAGGGTCGCCAGGACTGGCGCAGCGAGGAGCTCTACAGGACCGTGCGCGAGCTGCAACCCAACGTCATCCTGGACGACCGCCTCGACCTGGATCAGGGATGGGACATCAAGACGCCCGAGCAGTACCAGCCCCGCGAATGGCTGCGAGTCGGCGATCAGAAGGTGGTGTGGGAGGCCTGCCAGACCTTCTCCGGCTCGTGGGGCTACCACCGCGACGAGGCCAGCTGGAAGAGCGTGGAGCAGCTCGTGCAGATGCTCGTCGACACGGTGAGCAAGGGCGGCAACCTGCTGCTGAACGTGGGCCCCACCGGCCGGGGCGAGTTTGACGCGCGCGCCGTGGAGCGACTGGAGGGCCTGGGGAGCTGGATGAAGCGCCACGGCCGCGCGATCTACGGCTGCACCCAGGCGCCGGAGGATCTGACGGCGCCTCAGGACTGCCGACTCACCTACAACCCGGCCACGAACCGACTCTACGTGCACGTGTTCGCCTGGCCGTTCGAGATGCTGCACCTTGACGGATTCCGCGGGCGCGTGGAGTACGCCCAACTGCTCAGCGACGCTTCCGAGGTCCGCATGAGCGAGCCGCCGGCGCACCACGCGGGCGGCGGCGACCGGGGCGACACACTCACTCTGCGCCTGCCCGTCCGCAAGCCGGATGTGACCGTGCCGGTGATCGAGCTGTTCCTCAAGGCGTAG
- a CDS encoding cupin domain-containing protein, with the protein MQARHSDSVAFTPVTSEGAVGCRMRELVTAADGAPTFAMRQFEVAPGGNTPFHEHPWEHEVFVLSGEGSVRTAGGPRRIAAGDAVLVPPGETHSFVSSGEHPLVFLCMVPVAQSCCR; encoded by the coding sequence ATGCAGGCGAGGCACAGCGATTCCGTGGCGTTCACGCCGGTCACCTCCGAGGGCGCGGTGGGCTGCCGTATGCGCGAGTTGGTGACGGCGGCCGACGGCGCGCCGACCTTCGCCATGCGCCAGTTCGAGGTGGCGCCCGGCGGCAACACGCCCTTCCACGAGCACCCCTGGGAGCACGAGGTCTTCGTGCTGAGCGGCGAGGGCAGCGTGCGCACCGCGGGCGGACCGCGGCGGATCGCCGCGGGCGATGCCGTGCTCGTTCCTCCCGGCGAGACGCACTCCTTCGTGAGCTCGGGCGAGCACCCTCTGGTGTTCCTGTGCATGGTCCCCGTGGCGCAGTCCTGCTGCCGCTAG
- a CDS encoding LCP family protein gives MSGTDSTSPRITRAARPRSAAARRWRAAGYTLGVGFCLTFMALGVVLGHLYWGGGAAFRRDFRHVMGAMLVGAAHGNPMENWTWQKQFPAATSMNVLVLGVDHDYDNRAQIVKTTPGRSDSILIAHVDFVGRRISALTIPRDTAVSIPGRRGIYKVNAAHSFGGPDLLVQTIQSVFGITADAWVSVNFEGFQKIVDALGGVDINVEKRLKYDDNWGRLHVNLYPGYQHLNGYQAMGYVRMRHSDSDLKRSERQHQFLEAVRVKLKRPSTFLALPRVVDALNDSFKTGAMTKDQMYALANFARSLPKENIAVETLPSFEGPSFVTVDTDKAAEAIQRLFYPNQVMASTIDAPDPYSVRALNNRYERGGGRRRHRRRAESSEARRERTEPATELSVEEIPKDGAPPAEAPGPMPAGPAPADPAPVGGVAGGDLSVEGNGSGE, from the coding sequence GTGTCCGGAACCGACAGCACGTCGCCGCGCATCACGCGGGCCGCGAGGCCGCGCAGCGCCGCCGCCCGCAGGTGGCGCGCGGCTGGCTACACCCTGGGCGTCGGGTTCTGCCTGACCTTCATGGCTCTCGGCGTCGTGCTGGGCCATCTCTACTGGGGAGGGGGCGCCGCTTTCCGGCGCGACTTCCGCCACGTGATGGGCGCGATGCTCGTGGGCGCCGCTCACGGCAACCCGATGGAGAACTGGACGTGGCAGAAGCAGTTCCCAGCGGCTACGTCGATGAACGTGTTGGTGCTCGGCGTCGACCACGACTACGACAACCGCGCGCAGATCGTCAAGACGACCCCGGGACGCAGCGATTCCATTCTGATTGCCCACGTCGACTTCGTCGGCCGGCGCATCAGCGCCCTCACCATCCCGCGTGACACGGCCGTCTCGATCCCCGGTCGCCGCGGCATCTACAAGGTGAACGCCGCCCACAGCTTCGGCGGGCCGGACCTGCTCGTGCAGACCATCCAGTCCGTCTTCGGCATCACGGCCGACGCCTGGGTATCGGTCAACTTCGAGGGGTTCCAGAAGATCGTCGACGCGCTCGGCGGGGTCGACATCAACGTCGAGAAGCGCCTCAAGTACGACGACAACTGGGGTCGCCTCCACGTGAACCTCTATCCCGGGTACCAGCACCTCAACGGCTACCAGGCGATGGGCTACGTGCGAATGCGCCATTCGGACAGCGACCTGAAACGATCCGAGCGCCAGCACCAGTTCCTGGAGGCCGTGCGCGTCAAGCTCAAACGGCCCTCCACCTTCCTCGCGCTTCCCAGGGTCGTCGACGCCCTCAACGACAGCTTCAAGACCGGCGCGATGACCAAGGATCAGATGTACGCTCTCGCCAACTTCGCGCGCTCGCTGCCGAAGGAGAACATCGCGGTGGAGACGCTGCCCTCGTTCGAGGGGCCAAGCTTCGTAACCGTCGATACCGACAAGGCGGCGGAGGCCATCCAGCGCCTCTTCTACCCGAACCAGGTGATGGCGAGCACCATCGACGCGCCGGACCCCTACTCGGTGCGCGCGCTCAACAATCGGTACGAGCGGGGCGGCGGGCGGCGCCGCCATCGCCGCCGTGCCGAGAGCTCCGAGGCGCGGCGCGAGCGCACGGAGCCCGCGACCGAGCTGAGCGTGGAAGAGATCCCCAAGGATGGGGCCCCGCCCGCGGAGGCCCCGGGCCCCATGCCGGCCGGCCCGGCGCCGGCCGACCCCGCGCCGGTTGGGGGGGTGGCCGGGGGCGATCTGAGCGTGGAGGGCAACGGCTCGGGCGAATAG
- the dnaA gene encoding chromosomal replication initiator protein DnaA has protein sequence MALRRAWDRALHLLATRVSKVTFESYIRPIRPLSLHDGVLTLGVSSAFAREWLDKRHCALIRSVMEGVLGCALEVRLRVLAAEERLAPTAEAAQPAASGAPTKGAPTPGAPAARPRRARGPLPPPPGDVPTIAVSPRFTFENFVVGRSNRLAHAGAVAVGASPGSVYNPLFLYGGSGLGKTHLLHAIGNEAVERDPATRVAFVDGETFTIHFVSALRDRKTEEFRRYYRSVDIWLVDDIQFIASKEQTKEEFFHTFNALHQTGRQIVITSDRSPRELRALDERLRSRFECGLIADVSAPELETRIAIVERRCQVEGWEIPRPVVVHVAEAIRSNMRALEGAITKLVAYASIMRSTMSIEMAQSVLGEFFIDIPGGISGRKGVLPDTVIRAAADRFHTSVDAIKSPRRDKQVVVARQAAMFLCRQLSEIPLSQIGAAFGGRDHTTVQRAIARIEALLPQDRPLQAAIQDVRDSLED, from the coding sequence GTGGCCCTGCGCCGGGCGTGGGATCGCGCGCTCCATCTGCTCGCCACCCGCGTGAGCAAGGTCACGTTCGAGAGCTACATCCGCCCGATCCGCCCCCTCTCCCTCCACGACGGCGTGCTCACGCTCGGGGTGTCGAGCGCCTTCGCGCGCGAGTGGCTGGATAAGCGCCACTGCGCCCTGATCCGTTCCGTGATGGAGGGGGTTCTGGGGTGCGCGCTCGAGGTGCGGCTCCGCGTGCTGGCCGCCGAGGAGCGCCTCGCGCCGACGGCCGAAGCCGCGCAGCCAGCCGCCTCGGGCGCCCCGACGAAGGGGGCGCCGACTCCGGGGGCTCCGGCCGCGCGCCCCCGGAGAGCTCGCGGGCCGCTTCCGCCGCCTCCTGGCGACGTGCCCACCATCGCGGTCAGCCCTCGCTTCACGTTCGAGAACTTCGTGGTCGGCCGCAGCAATCGCCTGGCGCACGCGGGCGCCGTCGCGGTTGGCGCCTCACCCGGCTCCGTCTACAACCCGCTCTTCCTCTACGGTGGCTCGGGTCTGGGCAAAACGCACCTCCTCCACGCCATCGGCAACGAGGCCGTCGAGCGCGATCCGGCCACGCGCGTCGCCTTCGTGGACGGCGAGACGTTCACCATCCACTTCGTCAGCGCCCTGCGCGACCGCAAGACCGAGGAGTTCCGACGCTACTACCGCAGCGTCGACATCTGGCTCGTCGACGACATCCAGTTCATCGCCAGCAAGGAGCAGACGAAGGAGGAGTTCTTCCACACCTTCAACGCGCTTCACCAGACCGGTCGCCAGATCGTCATTACCAGCGATCGAAGCCCGCGTGAGCTGCGCGCGCTGGACGAGCGGCTGCGCTCCCGCTTCGAGTGCGGCCTGATCGCCGACGTCAGCGCGCCGGAGTTGGAGACGCGCATCGCGATCGTCGAGCGTCGCTGCCAGGTGGAAGGGTGGGAGATCCCCCGTCCCGTCGTGGTTCATGTCGCCGAGGCGATCCGCTCCAACATGCGAGCGCTCGAGGGGGCCATCACCAAGCTCGTGGCGTACGCCTCCATCATGCGCTCCACGATGAGCATCGAGATGGCCCAGAGCGTGCTCGGCGAGTTCTTTATCGACATTCCCGGCGGCATTTCCGGGCGCAAGGGCGTGCTGCCGGACACCGTCATCCGCGCCGCCGCCGACCGCTTCCACACGAGCGTCGACGCCATCAAGAGCCCGCGCCGCGACAAGCAGGTGGTGGTCGCGCGGCAGGCCGCCATGTTCCTCTGCCGCCAGCTCAGCGAGATCCCGCTCTCGCAGATCGGCGCCGCCTTCGGTGGGCGCGACCACACCACGGTCCAGCGGGCCATCGCGCGCATCGAGGCGCTTCTCCCCCAGGACCGCCCCCTGCAGGCCGCCATCCAGGACGTCCGCGACTCGCTCGAAGACTGA
- a CDS encoding transcriptional repressor, whose product METPALCSLLADRGVRITRQRRIVLDLLENTPGHVTASTLLRVASQVDPGINRATVYRTLALLKAEGLIDELDLMHLAGAEHYYERRRVRVHVHIGCTSCGRIIEMETDHVERLLGEVRRKTGFAPEWARVEVGALCPACRKA is encoded by the coding sequence GTGGAAACACCCGCTCTATGCTCGCTGCTCGCCGACCGGGGCGTCCGCATCACCCGGCAGCGACGCATCGTTCTCGACCTGCTTGAGAACACGCCCGGTCACGTCACCGCCAGTACGCTCCTGCGGGTGGCCAGCCAGGTTGACCCCGGCATCAACCGCGCGACCGTCTACCGCACCCTCGCGCTCCTCAAGGCGGAAGGGCTCATCGATGAGCTCGACTTGATGCACCTGGCCGGAGCGGAGCACTACTACGAGCGCAGGCGCGTGCGTGTCCACGTGCACATTGGATGCACTTCCTGCGGCCGGATCATCGAGATGGAGACCGACCACGTGGAGCGGTTGCTCGGCGAGGTCCGGCGGAAGACCGGCTTCGCGCCCGAATGGGCGCGCGTCGAGGTGGGCGCGCTGTGCCCTGCCTGCAGGAAGGCGTAG
- a CDS encoding methyltransferase domain-containing protein → MKLPGDTLAMEKMPGHWVLARLGKRVLRPGGRMLTRQMLGALAIGSEDRVVEFAPGLGSTARLTLRRQPAAYTAVEREQAAAERLRARFQGSPFQCQTGTAEATGLPECSATVVYGEAMLTMQTPETKRRIVREAARLLQPGGRYGMHELCLMPDDLPAALKQAIQNDLTQAIHVGARPLTPAEWRALLEDEGFAVQAERTAPMHLLEPARLLADEGLSGAMRFAWNAMREPKARKRVIEMRGVFRKYAPHLGAVMMVGARTERP, encoded by the coding sequence ATGAAGCTTCCCGGCGATACGCTCGCCATGGAGAAGATGCCCGGTCACTGGGTGCTGGCGAGGCTCGGCAAGCGGGTCCTGCGCCCGGGCGGCCGGATGCTGACCCGGCAGATGCTGGGCGCCCTCGCCATCGGCTCCGAGGACCGGGTGGTGGAGTTCGCTCCCGGCCTTGGAAGCACCGCGAGGCTCACGCTGCGCCGGCAACCGGCCGCCTACACCGCCGTGGAGCGAGAGCAGGCCGCGGCGGAACGGCTCCGAGCGCGCTTCCAGGGCTCGCCATTCCAGTGTCAGACCGGCACCGCCGAAGCGACCGGCCTGCCCGAGTGCTCCGCGACGGTGGTGTATGGCGAGGCCATGCTCACCATGCAGACCCCGGAGACCAAGCGGCGGATCGTGCGGGAGGCCGCTCGCCTGCTTCAGCCCGGCGGTCGCTACGGAATGCACGAGCTATGTCTGATGCCCGATGACCTGCCCGCCGCGCTGAAGCAGGCCATCCAGAACGACCTGACGCAGGCCATCCACGTCGGCGCGCGTCCGCTCACGCCCGCGGAGTGGCGCGCGCTACTGGAGGACGAGGGATTCGCCGTCCAGGCCGAGCGGACGGCCCCGATGCACCTGCTGGAGCCAGCCCGCCTGCTGGCCGACGAAGGCCTGTCGGGCGCGATGCGCTTCGCCTGGAACGCGATGCGCGAGCCGAAGGCCCGCAAGCGCGTCATCGAGATGCGCGGGGTGTTTCGCAAGTACGCGCCCCACCTCGGGGCCGTGATGATGGTTGGCGCCCGGACCGAGCGCCCGTAA
- a CDS encoding DUF1559 domain-containing protein, whose amino-acid sequence MPDPRNPLTGPSRRGFTLIELLVVIAIIAILAAILFPVFAQAREKARQISCVSNARQMGLALAMYVQDHENYPMHSSPSSQSPRTRWPDHIFPYVKSEALFICPSVAASPGLAPAFRRWAHNPAHVYGGYGYNFQYLGNSRFPFTVPDAAVHAPAETIAIADTNGVRRDDNTSVAGAYAVDPPLASARGSRPSGDQQGYGSPGNGECGTGAPGPGAWRCRSVPAERHTGMVGVTFCDGHSRAMKLSRMDDHNADGALDNGYWNGLADPGQR is encoded by the coding sequence ATGCCTGACCCCAGAAACCCTCTCACCGGGCCGTCGCGCCGGGGTTTCACGCTGATCGAGCTGCTCGTCGTGATCGCCATCATCGCCATTCTCGCGGCGATCCTCTTCCCGGTCTTCGCCCAGGCCCGCGAGAAGGCGCGCCAGATCTCCTGCGTCTCCAACGCCCGGCAGATGGGGCTGGCGCTCGCGATGTACGTGCAGGACCACGAGAACTATCCCATGCACTCGTCGCCGTCGTCCCAGTCACCGCGCACCCGCTGGCCGGACCACATCTTCCCCTACGTGAAGAGCGAGGCGCTCTTCATCTGCCCCTCCGTCGCGGCCTCCCCGGGCCTGGCGCCGGCCTTCCGCAGGTGGGCCCACAACCCTGCCCACGTGTATGGCGGCTATGGCTACAACTTCCAGTACCTGGGCAACAGCCGCTTCCCCTTCACCGTCCCGGATGCCGCCGTACACGCGCCGGCGGAGACGATCGCCATCGCCGACACCAACGGCGTGCGGCGTGACGACAACACGAGCGTGGCCGGCGCCTACGCGGTCGACCCGCCGCTCGCCTCCGCACGGGGGAGCCGCCCGAGCGGGGACCAGCAGGGCTATGGCAGCCCGGGGAACGGTGAGTGCGGCACCGGCGCACCGGGACCGGGGGCCTGGCGCTGTCGCTCAGTGCCGGCGGAGCGACACACCGGCATGGTCGGAGTCACCTTCTGCGACGGGCACTCCCGGGCCATGAAGCTCTCTCGCATGGACGACCACAACGCCGACGGCGCGTTGGACAACGGCTACTGGAACGGCCTGGCCGATCCGGGCCAGCGATAG
- a CDS encoding prepilin-type N-terminal cleavage/methylation domain-containing protein — protein sequence MYPRTVLSRREPSGFTLIELLVVIAIIAILAAILFPVFAQAREKARAISCLSNAKQVGLALRMYMSDYDETLFFRAHPNPDATRVHVSIPRTDPAYNALQWWNLLMPYIRNHQVFTCPSDGTPTLSPDAAGNLVIRRSLVADVAAESLSDAQVEFGADTIVITEKWGVDAGGQVIDEPWMDMLDGDMSPDPRDLERYPLGMIATRHNGGANCAFYDGHAKWLRPSVIGASRDLTGCRLVHYYPTPRMCDFTFPACTRTGITNLCNNPAFFPYP from the coding sequence ATGTACCCTCGCACCGTCTTAAGCAGGCGTGAGCCATCGGGGTTCACCCTCATCGAGCTGCTTGTCGTAATCGCCATCATCGCGATTCTCGCGGCGATCCTCTTCCCGGTCTTTGCCCAGGCCCGCGAGAAGGCGCGCGCCATCTCCTGCCTCTCCAACGCCAAGCAGGTCGGGCTCGCGCTGCGCATGTACATGTCGGACTACGACGAGACGCTCTTCTTCCGCGCCCATCCCAACCCGGACGCCACCCGCGTGCACGTCTCCATACCGCGCACGGACCCCGCCTACAACGCCCTTCAGTGGTGGAACCTGCTGATGCCGTACATTCGCAACCACCAGGTGTTCACCTGCCCGAGCGACGGAACGCCCACGCTCAGCCCGGACGCGGCCGGCAACCTGGTGATCCGCCGATCACTCGTCGCGGACGTCGCCGCCGAGTCCCTTTCGGATGCCCAGGTCGAGTTCGGCGCCGACACCATCGTGATCACGGAGAAATGGGGCGTCGACGCCGGCGGGCAGGTGATCGACGAGCCCTGGATGGACATGCTGGACGGCGACATGTCGCCGGACCCGCGGGACCTGGAGAGATACCCGCTGGGGATGATCGCCACCCGCCACAACGGGGGCGCCAACTGTGCCTTCTACGATGGGCACGCCAAGTGGCTTCGCCCTTCGGTCATCGGCGCCAGTCGTGACCTGACAGGCTGCCGGCTCGTGCACTACTACCCGACGCCTCGCATGTGCGACTTCACCTTCCCGGCCTGCACGCGCACCGGCATCACGAACCTCTGCAACAACCCTGCGTTCTTCCCCTATCCCTGA
- the recF gene encoding DNA replication/repair protein RecF, with the protein MLVKHLRLRDFRNYVELTMAPGPGLNILVGANAQGKSNLLEALYALATTRSLRASRESDLVRRSAESASVWAEVARESGGDATLDLSVFLTDRKAARVNGARRARVLDLLGEINAIFFGALDLSIVSGEPAVRRRYLNVEISQISPKYCFDYAAYRKALDQRNRLLRDLRDRPCHASGLEAWDEQLVRRGAPVLERRRRYVDRLAPMAARVHSDLTDGAEALEVRYVANPPLAEERSVAGIEELLRGHVARVGPEEQRRGTTLVGPQRDDLLFLIDGLDARVYGSQGQQRTAVLSLRLAEYLLIEEDAGEPPIMLLDDVMSDLDDRRRGHLMEWMHRRCQTFVTCTNLRAFSPEVLAEAFVWQVEDGAVARIAAAADVGL; encoded by the coding sequence ATGCTCGTGAAACATCTCCGCCTGCGCGACTTCCGCAACTACGTGGAACTCACCATGGCGCCTGGACCGGGCCTGAACATCCTGGTAGGCGCCAACGCGCAGGGGAAGAGCAACCTGCTCGAGGCGCTCTATGCGCTCGCGACCACGCGAAGCCTTCGCGCCAGCCGCGAGTCCGATCTCGTGAGGCGCTCGGCGGAATCGGCGAGCGTGTGGGCCGAGGTGGCCCGCGAGTCCGGCGGCGACGCCACGCTGGACCTGTCGGTCTTCCTGACGGACAGGAAGGCGGCGCGCGTGAACGGGGCGCGCCGCGCCCGCGTGCTGGACCTGCTCGGCGAGATCAACGCCATCTTCTTCGGCGCGCTCGACCTCTCGATCGTCTCCGGCGAGCCGGCTGTGCGTCGGCGCTATCTCAACGTCGAGATCTCTCAGATCAGCCCCAAGTACTGCTTCGACTACGCGGCCTACCGCAAGGCGCTCGATCAGCGCAATCGCCTTCTGCGCGACCTGCGGGATCGGCCATGCCATGCGAGCGGGCTGGAGGCCTGGGACGAGCAGCTCGTGCGCCGCGGCGCCCCGGTTCTGGAGCGTCGGAGACGCTACGTGGACCGATTGGCGCCGATGGCGGCGCGCGTGCACAGCGACCTGACCGACGGCGCCGAGGCCCTCGAGGTGCGCTACGTAGCCAACCCGCCCCTCGCGGAGGAGCGCTCCGTGGCCGGCATCGAGGAGCTTCTGCGCGGGCACGTCGCGCGCGTGGGACCCGAGGAGCAGCGCCGCGGCACCACGCTCGTGGGCCCGCAGCGCGACGACCTGCTGTTTCTGATCGACGGGCTCGACGCCCGGGTGTACGGCTCGCAGGGCCAGCAGCGGACTGCGGTGCTGAGCCTGCGCCTGGCCGAGTACCTGCTGATCGAGGAGGACGCGGGCGAGCCGCCGATCATGCTGCTGGACGACGTGATGTCCGACCTGGACGATCGCCGCCGTGGCCACCTGATGGAGTGGATGCACCGGCGCTGCCAGACCTTCGTCACGTGCACGAACCTGCGCGCCTTCTCGCCGGAGGTGCTCGCGGAGGCCTTCGTGTGGCAGGTGGAGGACGGCGCCGTGGCGCGCATCGCTGCCGCCGCCGATGTTGGCCTGTAG